From the genome of Nicotiana sylvestris chromosome 1, ASM39365v2, whole genome shotgun sequence:
TCACCCTCGAGGCCCTCAAAAtcacaaccaaatataccaacatgtcccataacatcatacgaacttagtcgaatctttgaatcactcaaaacaacatcaaatcacaaaATTacacatggattcaagcctaaagaacttctaaacttccgaattccacaaacgatgccaaaacctatcaaaacCACATCTGAATACCtcgaattttgcacacaagtcagaaaTGACACCACGAATCTACTCCAACTTGCAGAAAtccaatccaaccccgatatcgaAATTTCCACTGCCagccaaaatcgccaaaattctaacttttgtcaattcaagtctaattctaccgtggacctccaaatcacatttcggACGTGATCCTAAGTCCAAagtcacctaacgaagctaacagaaccatcaaaattcaaatttgaGGTCTTTTACACATAGTTCATCATTCTGTCAACTTTtgccaacttaagctttcaattaatagactatgtgtctcaattcactccgaaaCCACTCCGGACCCAAACCAACTAACCAGGTATATCATAATATAACTGTAAAACACaaaagaagcagaaaatggggaacatggctataactctcaaaacgaccgatcgggtcgttacatcctccccctcttaaacaaacgttcgtcctcgaacaggtcTAAAAATATACCtggagcctcaaataggtgtgggtatctgctccacatctctcgctcggtcttccaagtagcctcctccacgggctgacctctccactgcactttcattgaagctatattctttgacctcaactttcaaacctgacgccccaaaatagccaccggctccacatcataagtcaaattaccatccaactgaaccgtgttgaaagcAAAAACATGAGATGGGTCGCCGATATACTTCCTAAGCATATAAAAATGAAATACttgatgcacactcgataagctaggtggcaaagcaagctcataagccacctcctcaatcctctgaagcacctcaaccGGCCTGAtaaaccgagggctcaacttgcccttctttccaaatctcataacacccttcatgggtgaaaccttcagccaGACCTTCTCTCTAACCATGTAAGACATATCACAGACCTTTCtgtcagtataactcttttgtctcgactgcgtcgtgcgaagtcgctcctgaatcaattttaccttgtccaatgcatcctgaaccaagtctgtacccagaagcctagcctcacccggctgaaaccaacccactggagatctaGACTTCCTCATAATGCCTTATACgcagccatctaaatactcgattgataactgttattgtaagcaaactccgcgagtgGCAGGAATCGGTCCTATAAaccccccaaaatcaatgacataagcgcatagcatgtcctccaatatttgaatagtgcactcggaatatccgtccatctgagggtgaaatgttgtgctcaactcaacctaagtgcccaactctcgctgcccggccctccaaaactgcgatgtaaactgcgtgcctctgtatgaaatgatggaaattggtaccccatgaaggcgaacaatatCTTTGATGTAAATCTCaaccaactgctctgaagaataattAGTTctcataggaatgaagtgcgggGACTTGGTcatccgatccacaatcacccaaacaacatcgaaattcCTAGAAGTTCGTGGAAGCctaactacgaaatccatggtgatccgctcccacttccactctataATCTCTGTCTTCTGAAGTAAGCCACtctgtctctgatgctcatatttcacttgctgacagttgagacactgagctacaaacccaactatgtcttttttcattcttctccactaatagtgttgtctcaaatcctaatacatcttcgcgacacccggatggatggaatatcacgaactatgggcctcctcaagaatcaactctcgTGAGGTAGGGACAgtacctcttgatatgacccaaatctccacactaaAAGCAACCTCGACCGACTATTGGCGGTGGGGAAAaaagggagccccgagcaccggGATACCTGCTAGAAGGTCCCAACATAGATGAACCCTGAGCTGATGGTGCATGAGATGAACTATGAGCTGGAAGGTCATTGAGAGATGAGTGGCCCtgctgagaactgtgagaaccatggccagctGATGCACCACGGTGAACTAGGTGGGTCGTCTAAGCATGCTTGTAAGGACGACCTCTGCCATGGTGAAACTGATCCCCAGCAGGAACACTACCAAAGCTACCTTAACtatgagacctcttggcctccctctcaccCCGCTCTTGACTGCGGACTGACTCTATCTCCCGCGCCATGTtaacaacctcatcaaaggtgGCACCAAACAACCTTTTTCTGGTCATAAACACCCGCAACTATAATGTGAGCCCATCAATGAACttcctgatcctctccctgtatgtgggaaccaaccaaacagcatgacgagctaactcaaaAAAATCTCATCTTATACTACGTCACAGTTATGTCATCCTGACGCAACCTCTCGAACTGCTTGTATAACTCCTCTCTgcaagactgtggcacatacttctccaagaagagaacggagaactactaCCATGTAAGTGGCACTGCACCAACTGGCCTACACCTCtaataagcctcccaccaagtgaaggcagctctagtGAACTGAAATTTAGTGAAcaagaccccactagtctccagaatacttgTTGTGAGGAGAATCCTATGACACTTGTCCatgaaaccctaggcatcctctccctctgcaccactaaaagtcggaggctggagcttcccaaacctctccaatttATGTTGCTCATCATCAGACATAATtggaaccacatagtcctgagcaggtgCTACCAGCTGGGCCACTGGTGCCCTTGGTGTCTGGAGTCCTTATACTACCTGCTCTGGCATAAAGGTGGCGGGAGTCTGAATACCTCCCCCGGTTTGGGAAGTGGTTGCTGCAATAGAAACAGATCCTGCCTTGGCAATACTGGTGCACACGGTCAGAATTTGAGCTAAGGTTTCCTGAAGACCTAGGATCACGAAGGGCATAGTTGGGGCCTGAGCTGGTCACGATAGTGCATCCACAaatgggacctgatcctgaactagggcaattagtggatctgcaggtgctaccctagATGCTGAGCAggctacacctctgcccctacaaTACCTCTACTACGACCTCGGCTTCTCGAAGCCCcgactggtggcactggtggttgtCCGTCCTGcctagtagcacgtgtcctcaacatctgcgagagaataaaataacagaagtttagttactagTATCAATACATTCGCACGATACGAATtgaagaatgtgaagtttcctaagagttctacagacgtctctataccgatccactagagtctactaaacccgctcatgactcgtgagacctatgtaacctaggctctgataccaacttgtcacgacccaaaatcaaccgtcgtgatggagcctatcatgaaactaggccagcctcaactcaacaaacccaacacaacaacaataagtttgaaaacattaACGGAGGCATTTAACATTTAAAGGAAACTATTTGAAACACAAGAAATCTCAAAATGATACAATCCAGTCCAAAACCAAGAtatcactgagtacatgagcatctaccCGGAATACAAACCACTACAAGGTCTAAAGAAAACAACTGAAGATACATCAAATGATAAAGAAAGAGAGTCAAGGCCCGCGAACATAGTACAACAACCTTGATAGTCTCTGAACTTGGGGATCCTCAATCAACAACCGTCGCCATGAACAGAGTCGCTTGGATCTGCACAGGAGGTACAGGGAGTatcgtgagtacaccaactcagtaagtaacaagtctaaactttggactgaaaggtagtgatgAACTCAACCTCAACAGGTATAACAGAAATAAATATGCAgaaatgtagacatgctttcagGTCAAATATACAGCTCAAACTAGTAAAGTAAATACAGGTTTGAACAATGTACGATATACAACTCAGCtatctctacatgccaatgcacatactCTATGAAATTTATCATGTGCCTCCACTCTTAAGTGTTCAactactcggtactgtatatggacATCCGACCCAggaaaatccatcccggaacatatacaacactaaCTCTAAGTCACCTAGTACCAAGGAAATGGGCAATCCTAGCCTGtagagaaatccatctccaagtatcaagtacttcggagaaatccatgtccagggaaatccataCCTAAATTATATcatccgcgctcactaggggtgtgttacagactccggaggggctcctacaacccaggcgctatcataatcatcaacataaccgATGTGGCGcccataactatcactcataaCCACGCTCTTgtcctcactcaatcatcaacctctccagtctcacccacgggctcacGATGTCATGGAAACCAACCCGAAACAAAGATATGATAGATCAATTAATAACgaagactaagatatgatataaaaatgcatgaacatgactgagtacggaATACTAATGGAAatagtgagatgacagcaagataTGACCACTAAGGGTCCCAACAATACCatcataaagcctaaacatgatatctagcatggtTTACAGCTCAATCACTTTGTCACACAATGAAAACATGGATATCAACAGGATAGAGTCACTAAACGATCCCATGGAATCACCCAGGTTACAATTCCGATGGTGCACGCtcgcacgcccgtcacttggcatgtgcgacacctcaatattaatcacataacacatagtttggggtttcgaacccttagAATCAAGTTTGGAAGTGCTACTTACCTCAAATAAAGCAAAATCCTACtgcgcgatgcctttgcctctcaaatccgCCTCTAAACGTACCGAATCTAGCCTATATtaatacaatacaatcaatataggATAAAAGGATCAATTTCacaagaaaactaccaaaatagAGTCAAAATTCGAAATCGACTCGAACccagccccgggcccacatctcaaaattcgataaaagtcacaaaacACGAAAGCACatccactcacgagtctaaccataccaaatttagcAAAATCCGACCTTATTTGGTcacccaaatccccaaaattcactctccaattctcaagccctaaatccccaaatttccaaCTCACGTCCCTAATTTGGTGATGAATAAAGCCATGGATTCACGAAATTTAGACCATTACGGGTTAGAATTACTTACCCCCAATGTTTTACTTGAAATTGCTCCGAAAATACATCTCTCCTGAGcttctcaagtccaaaatcaaaAATGATTGACAAAACCTCGAGCTGGACTTTTCTGCCCAGCAATACTGCACTTGCGGTCCATTTGTCACTTCTACGATGCCGCACCTACGAGAATTCTATCGCAGGTGCGGATTCCACTTATTCTCCCAagattctgcatctgcggtcaaatATTCTCACCTAAGCATGCGCACCTGCGGACCTGCCCACTTCTGCAATCCTCCCTTCTTAGGCCTTTTTCCGCATCTGCGCTCCTAACCTCGCACTTGCACTTCCAGTCCACCACAGCCTTGCCCATATCTACGACCTCCTCTTCTCTTATGCAGGGCTACACCTGCGGgctcccaaccgcaggtgcgaaaacaccagaaccaGCAGCTTCAGCTACAGTTCTTCAACTCAAAATAATCTGATAACTACCAGAAATCACCCTCGAATCCCTCGAAACCACAAttaaacataccaacacatcccataacatcataagaacttagtcgaaccttcgaatcactcaaaacaacattaaaacaccatattacactcggattcaagcctaaagaacttctaaacttccgaattccacaaacaatgccaaaacatatcaaaCCACGTATGTGTCACACCCCCTTTTTAAAAACCTCGCTTATCCTCtaaccctcttaaataaataaaaagatttagtaaaaagcttgaaaaaggtttttaaTTGGAAAAGTGACGAAAATTGTATTCAAAAAggaaaataactcagagtcgccacccaACATTGTTTTTTGGTGTGCCAGGTcactattttttttctaaaaataataattttctttttaaaacactTCGAACTCTAAAACTAAGTCTacaccagagatttgggtaaggg
Proteins encoded in this window:
- the LOC138891317 gene encoding uncharacterized protein; this translates as MRKSRSPVGWFQPGEARLLGTDLVQDALDKVKLIQERLRTTQSRQKSYTDRKVCDMSYMVREKVWLKVSPMKGVMRFGKKGKLSPRFIRPVEVLQRIEEVAYELALPPSLSSVHQVFHFYMLRKYIGDPSHVFAFNTVQLDGNLTYDVEPVAILGRQV